The following coding sequences lie in one Prionailurus viverrinus isolate Anna chromosome X, UM_Priviv_1.0, whole genome shotgun sequence genomic window:
- the CDK16 gene encoding cyclin-dependent kinase 16 isoform X3, translating into MAVAMDRMKKIKRQLSMTLRGGRGVDKTNGAPEQIGLDESGGGGGNDLGEVPTRAAPGEPRSGRGPLSSAPEIVHEDLKMGSDGESDQASATSSDEVQSPVRVRMRNHPPRKISTEDINKRLSLPADIRLPEGYLEKLTLNSPIFDKPLSRRLRRVSLSEIGFGKLETYIKLDKLGEGTYATVYKGKSKLTDNLVALKEIRLEHEEGAPCTAIREVSLLKDLKHANIVTLHDIIHTEKSLTLVFEYLDKDLKQYLDDCGNVINMHNVKLFLFQLLRGLAYCHRQKVLHRDLKPQNLLINERGELKLADFGLARAKSIPTKTYSNEVVTLWYRPPDILLGSTDYSTQIDMWGVGCIFYEMATGRPLFPGSTVEEQLHFIFRILGTPTEETWPGILSNEEFKTYNYPKYRAEALLSHAPRSSCPCGRLDSDGADLLTKLLQFEGRNRISAEDAMKHPFFLSLGERIHKLPDTTSIFALKEIQLQKEAGLRSSSMPDSGRPAFRVVDTEF; encoded by the exons ATGGCG GTCGCCATGGATCGGATGAAGAAGATCAAGCGGCAGCTGTCAATGACACTCCGAGGGGGCCGAGGTGTGGACAAGACCAATGGTGCCCCTGAACAGATAGGCCTGGATGAGAGTGGGGGTGGTGGCGGCAATGACCTCGGAGAGGTACCCACTCGTGCCGCTCCTGGGGAACCTCGCTCTGGACGGGGCCCTCTCAGTTCTGCACCAG AAATTGTACACGAGGACTTGAAGATGGGGTCTGATGGGGAAAGTGACCAGGCTTCAGCCACGTCCTCCGATGAGGTGCAGTCGCCAGTGAGGGTGCGCATGCGCAACCATCCCCCACGCAAGATCTCCACTGAG GACATCAACAAGCGCCTATCACTACCAGCCGACATCCGGCTGCCTGAGGGCTACCTTGAGAAGCTGACCCTCAATAGCCCCATCTTCGACAAGCCCCTCAGCCGCCGCCTCCGCCGTGTCAGCCTG TCTGAGATTGGCTTTGGGAAACTGGAGACCTACATCAAGCTAGACAAGCTGGGAGAG GGTACCTATGCCACCGTCTACAAAGGCAAAAGCAAGCTCACGGACAACCTTGTGGCACTCAAGGAGATCAGACTGGAACACGAAGAAGGGGCACCCTGCACCGCCATCCGGGAAG TGTCCCTGCTCAAGGACCTCAAACATGCCAACATCGTCACGCTACATGACATTATCCACACGGAGAAGTCCCTCACCCTTGTGTTTGAGTACCTG GACAAGGACCTGAAGCAGTACCTGGATGACTGTGGGAACGTCATCAACATGCACAACGTGAAA CTGTTCCTGTTCCAGCTGCTTCGTGGCCTGGCCTACTGCCACCGGCAGAAGGTGCTACACCGAGACCTCAAGCCCCAAAACCTGCTCATCAACGAGAGAGGAGAGCTCAAGCTGGCCGACTTTG GCCTGGCCCGGGCCAAGTCAATTCCAACGAAGACCTACTCCAATGAGGTGGTGACACTGTGGTACCGGCCCCCCGACATCCTGCTTGGGTCCACGGACTACTCTACCCAGATTGACATGTG GGGTGTGGGCTGCATCTTCTATGAGATGGCCACAGGCCGACCCCTCTTCCCAGGCTCCACAGTGGAGGAACAGCTGCATTTCATCTTCCGTATCTTAG gAACCCCAACTGAGGAGACGTGGCCAGGCATTCTGTCCAACGAAGAATTTAAGACATACAACTACCCCAAGTATCGAGCCGAGGCCCTTTTGAGCCATGCACCCCG ATCCTCTTGTCCTTGCGGTAGACTTGACAGCGACGGGGCTGACCTCCTCACTAAGCTGCTGCAG TTTGAAGGTCGCAATCGGATCTCCGCAGAGGATGCCATGAAACATCCATTCTTCCTCAGTCTGGGGGAGCGGATCCACAAACTTCCTGACA CTACTTCCATATTTGCACTAAAGGAGATCCAGCTACAAAAGGAGGCCGGCCTTCGGTCTTCATCAATGCCTGACTCAG GCAGGCCAGCTTTCCGCGTGGTGGACACCGAGTTCTAA
- the CDK16 gene encoding cyclin-dependent kinase 16 isoform X2, with amino-acid sequence MWGWCRRNMPFYGRARGRISGPAVLGEPRAPSTDGYISAAAPENACCGGLCSHSEAAPIRASTSPVGPLPSASHPGLNTQVAMDRMKKIKRQLSMTLRGGRGVDKTNGAPEQIGLDESGGGGGNDLGEVPTRAAPGEPRSGRGPLSSAPEIVHEDLKMGSDGESDQASATSSDEVQSPVRVRMRNHPPRKISTEDINKRLSLPADIRLPEGYLEKLTLNSPIFDKPLSRRLRRVSLSEIGFGKLETYIKLDKLGEGTYATVYKGKSKLTDNLVALKEIRLEHEEGAPCTAIREVSLLKDLKHANIVTLHDIIHTEKSLTLVFEYLDKDLKQYLDDCGNVINMHNVKLFLFQLLRGLAYCHRQKVLHRDLKPQNLLINERGELKLADFGLARAKSIPTKTYSNEVVTLWYRPPDILLGSTDYSTQIDMWGVGCIFYEMATGRPLFPGSTVEEQLHFIFRILGTPTEETWPGILSNEEFKTYNYPKYRAEALLSHAPRLDSDGADLLTKLLQFEGRNRISAEDAMKHPFFLSLGERIHKLPDTTSIFALKEIQLQKEAGLRSSSMPDSGRPAFRVVDTEF; translated from the exons ATGTGGGGCTGGTGCCGGCGGAATATGCCATTCTACGGGCGTGCCCGGGGCCGTATCAGTGGCCCCGCGGTCCTGGGCGAGCCCCGAGCCCCATCTACAGATGGGTACATCTCTGCCGCCGCACCTGAAAATGCCTGCTGTGGAGGCCTCTGCTCCCACAGTGAGGCTGCCCCCATACGGGCCAGCACTTCACCAGTTGGTCCCTTACCCtcagccagccacccaggcctcAATACCCAG GTCGCCATGGATCGGATGAAGAAGATCAAGCGGCAGCTGTCAATGACACTCCGAGGGGGCCGAGGTGTGGACAAGACCAATGGTGCCCCTGAACAGATAGGCCTGGATGAGAGTGGGGGTGGTGGCGGCAATGACCTCGGAGAGGTACCCACTCGTGCCGCTCCTGGGGAACCTCGCTCTGGACGGGGCCCTCTCAGTTCTGCACCAG AAATTGTACACGAGGACTTGAAGATGGGGTCTGATGGGGAAAGTGACCAGGCTTCAGCCACGTCCTCCGATGAGGTGCAGTCGCCAGTGAGGGTGCGCATGCGCAACCATCCCCCACGCAAGATCTCCACTGAG GACATCAACAAGCGCCTATCACTACCAGCCGACATCCGGCTGCCTGAGGGCTACCTTGAGAAGCTGACCCTCAATAGCCCCATCTTCGACAAGCCCCTCAGCCGCCGCCTCCGCCGTGTCAGCCTG TCTGAGATTGGCTTTGGGAAACTGGAGACCTACATCAAGCTAGACAAGCTGGGAGAG GGTACCTATGCCACCGTCTACAAAGGCAAAAGCAAGCTCACGGACAACCTTGTGGCACTCAAGGAGATCAGACTGGAACACGAAGAAGGGGCACCCTGCACCGCCATCCGGGAAG TGTCCCTGCTCAAGGACCTCAAACATGCCAACATCGTCACGCTACATGACATTATCCACACGGAGAAGTCCCTCACCCTTGTGTTTGAGTACCTG GACAAGGACCTGAAGCAGTACCTGGATGACTGTGGGAACGTCATCAACATGCACAACGTGAAA CTGTTCCTGTTCCAGCTGCTTCGTGGCCTGGCCTACTGCCACCGGCAGAAGGTGCTACACCGAGACCTCAAGCCCCAAAACCTGCTCATCAACGAGAGAGGAGAGCTCAAGCTGGCCGACTTTG GCCTGGCCCGGGCCAAGTCAATTCCAACGAAGACCTACTCCAATGAGGTGGTGACACTGTGGTACCGGCCCCCCGACATCCTGCTTGGGTCCACGGACTACTCTACCCAGATTGACATGTG GGGTGTGGGCTGCATCTTCTATGAGATGGCCACAGGCCGACCCCTCTTCCCAGGCTCCACAGTGGAGGAACAGCTGCATTTCATCTTCCGTATCTTAG gAACCCCAACTGAGGAGACGTGGCCAGGCATTCTGTCCAACGAAGAATTTAAGACATACAACTACCCCAAGTATCGAGCCGAGGCCCTTTTGAGCCATGCACCCCG ACTTGACAGCGACGGGGCTGACCTCCTCACTAAGCTGCTGCAG TTTGAAGGTCGCAATCGGATCTCCGCAGAGGATGCCATGAAACATCCATTCTTCCTCAGTCTGGGGGAGCGGATCCACAAACTTCCTGACA CTACTTCCATATTTGCACTAAAGGAGATCCAGCTACAAAAGGAGGCCGGCCTTCGGTCTTCATCAATGCCTGACTCAG GCAGGCCAGCTTTCCGCGTGGTGGACACCGAGTTCTAA
- the CDK16 gene encoding cyclin-dependent kinase 16 isoform X4, protein MDRMKKIKRQLSMTLRGGRGVDKTNGAPEQIGLDESGGGGGNDLGEVPTRAAPGEPRSGRGPLSSAPEIVHEDLKMGSDGESDQASATSSDEVQSPVRVRMRNHPPRKISTEDINKRLSLPADIRLPEGYLEKLTLNSPIFDKPLSRRLRRVSLSEIGFGKLETYIKLDKLGEGTYATVYKGKSKLTDNLVALKEIRLEHEEGAPCTAIREVSLLKDLKHANIVTLHDIIHTEKSLTLVFEYLDKDLKQYLDDCGNVINMHNVKLFLFQLLRGLAYCHRQKVLHRDLKPQNLLINERGELKLADFGLARAKSIPTKTYSNEVVTLWYRPPDILLGSTDYSTQIDMWGVGCIFYEMATGRPLFPGSTVEEQLHFIFRILGTPTEETWPGILSNEEFKTYNYPKYRAEALLSHAPRSSCPCGRLDSDGADLLTKLLQFEGRNRISAEDAMKHPFFLSLGERIHKLPDTTSIFALKEIQLQKEAGLRSSSMPDSGRPAFRVVDTEF, encoded by the exons ATGGATCGGATGAAGAAGATCAAGCGGCAGCTGTCAATGACACTCCGAGGGGGCCGAGGTGTGGACAAGACCAATGGTGCCCCTGAACAGATAGGCCTGGATGAGAGTGGGGGTGGTGGCGGCAATGACCTCGGAGAGGTACCCACTCGTGCCGCTCCTGGGGAACCTCGCTCTGGACGGGGCCCTCTCAGTTCTGCACCAG AAATTGTACACGAGGACTTGAAGATGGGGTCTGATGGGGAAAGTGACCAGGCTTCAGCCACGTCCTCCGATGAGGTGCAGTCGCCAGTGAGGGTGCGCATGCGCAACCATCCCCCACGCAAGATCTCCACTGAG GACATCAACAAGCGCCTATCACTACCAGCCGACATCCGGCTGCCTGAGGGCTACCTTGAGAAGCTGACCCTCAATAGCCCCATCTTCGACAAGCCCCTCAGCCGCCGCCTCCGCCGTGTCAGCCTG TCTGAGATTGGCTTTGGGAAACTGGAGACCTACATCAAGCTAGACAAGCTGGGAGAG GGTACCTATGCCACCGTCTACAAAGGCAAAAGCAAGCTCACGGACAACCTTGTGGCACTCAAGGAGATCAGACTGGAACACGAAGAAGGGGCACCCTGCACCGCCATCCGGGAAG TGTCCCTGCTCAAGGACCTCAAACATGCCAACATCGTCACGCTACATGACATTATCCACACGGAGAAGTCCCTCACCCTTGTGTTTGAGTACCTG GACAAGGACCTGAAGCAGTACCTGGATGACTGTGGGAACGTCATCAACATGCACAACGTGAAA CTGTTCCTGTTCCAGCTGCTTCGTGGCCTGGCCTACTGCCACCGGCAGAAGGTGCTACACCGAGACCTCAAGCCCCAAAACCTGCTCATCAACGAGAGAGGAGAGCTCAAGCTGGCCGACTTTG GCCTGGCCCGGGCCAAGTCAATTCCAACGAAGACCTACTCCAATGAGGTGGTGACACTGTGGTACCGGCCCCCCGACATCCTGCTTGGGTCCACGGACTACTCTACCCAGATTGACATGTG GGGTGTGGGCTGCATCTTCTATGAGATGGCCACAGGCCGACCCCTCTTCCCAGGCTCCACAGTGGAGGAACAGCTGCATTTCATCTTCCGTATCTTAG gAACCCCAACTGAGGAGACGTGGCCAGGCATTCTGTCCAACGAAGAATTTAAGACATACAACTACCCCAAGTATCGAGCCGAGGCCCTTTTGAGCCATGCACCCCG ATCCTCTTGTCCTTGCGGTAGACTTGACAGCGACGGGGCTGACCTCCTCACTAAGCTGCTGCAG TTTGAAGGTCGCAATCGGATCTCCGCAGAGGATGCCATGAAACATCCATTCTTCCTCAGTCTGGGGGAGCGGATCCACAAACTTCCTGACA CTACTTCCATATTTGCACTAAAGGAGATCCAGCTACAAAAGGAGGCCGGCCTTCGGTCTTCATCAATGCCTGACTCAG GCAGGCCAGCTTTCCGCGTGGTGGACACCGAGTTCTAA
- the CDK16 gene encoding cyclin-dependent kinase 16 isoform X1, producing the protein MWGWCRRNMPFYGRARGRISGPAVLGEPRAPSTDGYISAAAPENACCGGLCSHSEAAPIRASTSPVGPLPSASHPGLNTQVAMDRMKKIKRQLSMTLRGGRGVDKTNGAPEQIGLDESGGGGGNDLGEVPTRAAPGEPRSGRGPLSSAPEIVHEDLKMGSDGESDQASATSSDEVQSPVRVRMRNHPPRKISTEDINKRLSLPADIRLPEGYLEKLTLNSPIFDKPLSRRLRRVSLSEIGFGKLETYIKLDKLGEGTYATVYKGKSKLTDNLVALKEIRLEHEEGAPCTAIREVSLLKDLKHANIVTLHDIIHTEKSLTLVFEYLDKDLKQYLDDCGNVINMHNVKLFLFQLLRGLAYCHRQKVLHRDLKPQNLLINERGELKLADFGLARAKSIPTKTYSNEVVTLWYRPPDILLGSTDYSTQIDMWGVGCIFYEMATGRPLFPGSTVEEQLHFIFRILGTPTEETWPGILSNEEFKTYNYPKYRAEALLSHAPRSSCPCGRLDSDGADLLTKLLQFEGRNRISAEDAMKHPFFLSLGERIHKLPDTTSIFALKEIQLQKEAGLRSSSMPDSGRPAFRVVDTEF; encoded by the exons ATGTGGGGCTGGTGCCGGCGGAATATGCCATTCTACGGGCGTGCCCGGGGCCGTATCAGTGGCCCCGCGGTCCTGGGCGAGCCCCGAGCCCCATCTACAGATGGGTACATCTCTGCCGCCGCACCTGAAAATGCCTGCTGTGGAGGCCTCTGCTCCCACAGTGAGGCTGCCCCCATACGGGCCAGCACTTCACCAGTTGGTCCCTTACCCtcagccagccacccaggcctcAATACCCAG GTCGCCATGGATCGGATGAAGAAGATCAAGCGGCAGCTGTCAATGACACTCCGAGGGGGCCGAGGTGTGGACAAGACCAATGGTGCCCCTGAACAGATAGGCCTGGATGAGAGTGGGGGTGGTGGCGGCAATGACCTCGGAGAGGTACCCACTCGTGCCGCTCCTGGGGAACCTCGCTCTGGACGGGGCCCTCTCAGTTCTGCACCAG AAATTGTACACGAGGACTTGAAGATGGGGTCTGATGGGGAAAGTGACCAGGCTTCAGCCACGTCCTCCGATGAGGTGCAGTCGCCAGTGAGGGTGCGCATGCGCAACCATCCCCCACGCAAGATCTCCACTGAG GACATCAACAAGCGCCTATCACTACCAGCCGACATCCGGCTGCCTGAGGGCTACCTTGAGAAGCTGACCCTCAATAGCCCCATCTTCGACAAGCCCCTCAGCCGCCGCCTCCGCCGTGTCAGCCTG TCTGAGATTGGCTTTGGGAAACTGGAGACCTACATCAAGCTAGACAAGCTGGGAGAG GGTACCTATGCCACCGTCTACAAAGGCAAAAGCAAGCTCACGGACAACCTTGTGGCACTCAAGGAGATCAGACTGGAACACGAAGAAGGGGCACCCTGCACCGCCATCCGGGAAG TGTCCCTGCTCAAGGACCTCAAACATGCCAACATCGTCACGCTACATGACATTATCCACACGGAGAAGTCCCTCACCCTTGTGTTTGAGTACCTG GACAAGGACCTGAAGCAGTACCTGGATGACTGTGGGAACGTCATCAACATGCACAACGTGAAA CTGTTCCTGTTCCAGCTGCTTCGTGGCCTGGCCTACTGCCACCGGCAGAAGGTGCTACACCGAGACCTCAAGCCCCAAAACCTGCTCATCAACGAGAGAGGAGAGCTCAAGCTGGCCGACTTTG GCCTGGCCCGGGCCAAGTCAATTCCAACGAAGACCTACTCCAATGAGGTGGTGACACTGTGGTACCGGCCCCCCGACATCCTGCTTGGGTCCACGGACTACTCTACCCAGATTGACATGTG GGGTGTGGGCTGCATCTTCTATGAGATGGCCACAGGCCGACCCCTCTTCCCAGGCTCCACAGTGGAGGAACAGCTGCATTTCATCTTCCGTATCTTAG gAACCCCAACTGAGGAGACGTGGCCAGGCATTCTGTCCAACGAAGAATTTAAGACATACAACTACCCCAAGTATCGAGCCGAGGCCCTTTTGAGCCATGCACCCCG ATCCTCTTGTCCTTGCGGTAGACTTGACAGCGACGGGGCTGACCTCCTCACTAAGCTGCTGCAG TTTGAAGGTCGCAATCGGATCTCCGCAGAGGATGCCATGAAACATCCATTCTTCCTCAGTCTGGGGGAGCGGATCCACAAACTTCCTGACA CTACTTCCATATTTGCACTAAAGGAGATCCAGCTACAAAAGGAGGCCGGCCTTCGGTCTTCATCAATGCCTGACTCAG GCAGGCCAGCTTTCCGCGTGGTGGACACCGAGTTCTAA